The Camarhynchus parvulus chromosome 22, STF_HiC, whole genome shotgun sequence genome includes the window ttccttttcccaaaatggatttttcctttcccaggatGGATTTTGCCCCATTCCCTCCGGGCTCAGCCCCTCGCTCCTTCCCCAGCAAACACAACCCCGGCTCCAACAGGACCACACAAAATCAtcaggatatttttatttcctccagcGACAcaactgcagcagcatttcacacCCACGTCCTGCATCGGTAAACAGcgaagaaaacatttttatttttttttaatttttaattttattttatttttgccaaggcaaaaaatccaaaggaaaacaaacaaacaaaaaaaaagggattaagAACTGGGAAAGTTCCTCATCCTCCCTTAAAAACTTTGTGCGTTTGTGGCAGAATTGGGTCAGACCGGGCTGAACTCAAGGGTTTCAGCTCAGAATTGCAGCACAAGCCTCAAAGGCAAACCCGGCAGGgattctggggatttgggatttccctgcagatccagcagcagcagcagctggaaaatcagAAACGTTCCTGTGCAGGTGAGACTGGGATggtgagagctgggctggccttggggcagctccaggggcatCCAGGggcattttcctttcccaaaaaggattttccttttcccagaagggattttcctcctcccaggatggattttccttttcccataatggattttcctttttccaaaatggattttccccctcccagtgcagattttccttccccccccaggatggatttttcttttcccagaaagGATTTTCTCCCCCCAGAACggatttttcccctcccaggagaattttcctcctcccaggatggattttcctttttccaaaatggattttccattttccagaaTGGATTTTCCTCCCCCCAGTAcagattttcctcctcccaaatggattttcctccacccaaaatggatttttttttttcccaaaacggattttcctcctcccacaaggatttccctcctcccaggatggattttccttttcccaggatggattttcctcctcccaaaatagatcttttctttttccaaaatggattttccttttcctataatggattttccttttcccacaaggattttccttttcccaaaatagattttccttctcccaggatggattttcctcctcccaaaatgaatttttcttttcccaaaatggattttcctcctcccaaaatgaattttccttttcctataacggattttccttttcccacaaggattttccttttccccaaatggatttttttttccccaaacggattttccttttcccaggatggattttcctcctcccaaaatagattttttctttttccaaaatggattttccttttcccaaaatggatttttttttccccaaacggattttccttttcccaggatggattttcctcctcccaaaatggatttccctcttcccaggacggatttcccttttcccagaagGATTTGCCCACCCCAGCCTGAGGAGGAGCCAGTTCCCAGCAGATCCTGGCTGATTTTTGCTCCCATCCCTCGGgatcccccctgccccaggatgCCCACATCCCACCCTCAGCATTTCCCTACTCCCAGGTTCctccaaggagcagctgagctcctcCCAAGGCAGAAACACCCGCGGAGCatccagaggaggaggaggatggagcaggaacTCCAGAGCTGCACCAAAAGCCGCAATTACCCCACATCACCCCACATTTTGGCTCTCCAGCattaaatcccccaaattccatctCCGGGGGGATTTTCCAGGCTCCTCTGGCTCCTGGgagcttctccaggaaaaactTCAGCTCTGAGACCCCCGAGCCCAGCAGGTGCGGGGGATCCAGCGGCATTTCCCCACCTGAAGGCACAGGGAGCCTTTGGTGCAGGGATTCTTGGGGTTCAGACACAAAGCTCACTGCGCACCGCGAGCGCTCCCACAAGGCACACGTGGCACCCCCGAGGGGGATCCTGCATTGTCCTGCTCCCAAAACTGCGGGAAAAGGGACGAGATCTGCTCAGGGTCACCCTAAAAACCAGACCTGGGCGATGGGAGAGCCCCAGAGAGCCCCGGGAGGGGAATGGGGACCCTGGAActgctccccaaaaatccctccttgGCTGCTCAGGTTccaagggagcagctggagggtggaatttgggttgggagggagggaattgATCCCTGGGACGGGAATTTGCACATCCAggctcccaaaaatcccttctgatctcccaaaggagcagctggaggatggaatttgggttgggaaggaggGAATTGGTGCCTGGATTCAAATGGGAAATGGAGCCTGGAACTGGAATccaggatcccaaaatcccttctgaTCTCCcggaggagcagctggaggatggaatttgggttgggaaggaggGAATCGGTCCTGGAATTTCCAGGACCCAAAATCTCCTGATATCCAGGAGAATTGTTGAGAGTCCACCCCTTGTTTGCAAATCCGGGACTGATGGGGTGGGAACGAATTTGCATCCaggatcccaaaaatcccttctgatctcccaaaggagcagctggaggatggAATTTGGGTTGGGAAGGTTGGTTATTCAAATGGGAGGAGCCTGGAACGGCTCCAGGCAAATTccgggatggtttgggtgggagggagggaatcGATCCCTGGAATGCGAATTTGCACATCCaggatcccaaaaatccctcctgatCATCCAAGGAAGAAGTTAAAACATTGAATTTGCTTTGGAAGAGTCATTCCCAAATGGGACATGGACCCTGTTACTGGAATTTGCACATCCaggatcccaaaaatccctcctgatCTCCcaaagggagcagctggaggatggaatttgggttgggaaggaggGAATCGATCCCTGCAATGGGAATTTGCACATCCaggatcccaaaaatccctccttgGCTGCTGATGCCCCAAGGGAGGGGAAGATGGAATTTAGAATTCCATCTAAAGGTTGGAATTTGGTTTGGGAAGGATGGAATTGGTGCCTGGATTCAAATGGGAAATGGAGCCTGGAACTggaatttgcccaaaatccctcctgatctcccaaaggagcagctggagcatgGAATTTGCTTTGGGACGAACAATTCCCAAATGGGAAATGGAGCCTGGAATTTGAATTTGCACATCCAggctcccaaaaatccctcctgatCATCCAAGGAAGAGGTTAAAGGATGGAATTTGCTTTGGAAGAGCCATTCCCAAATGGAACACGGACCCTGTTACTGGAATTTGCGCATCCAggctcccaaaaatccctccttgGCTGCTGATGCTCCAAGGGAGTGGCTAAAGGCTGGATTTTATCCCTGGATTCAAAGGGACCCTGGAATTTGAATTTGCACATCCAGGATCTCAAAAATCCCTCCTTGGCTGCTGATATTCCAAGGAAGCGGCTAAACAAGGGAATTTGGTTTGGGAAGGATGGAATTGATCCCTGGATTCAAATGTGAAATGGACCCTGGAACTGGAATTTGCACatccaggaccccaaaaatccctcctgacATCCAAGTAAGAGGgtaaaaaatggaatttgctTTGGAAGAGCCATTCCCAAATGGGACATGGACCCTGTTACTCAAATTTACGCATCCAGGCTCCCAGAAATCCTCCTGAtctcccagaggagcagccaaaggaaggaatttggtttggaaagccgtgcccagctggagcagggacccTTCCACCCTTCCCACTCAGCATTCCAGGCAGGAAAACCAAACCCAGGGAATGAGGAGCTTCTCCAGGTTGGGGTTTCCCCTCCAGATGGGATTTTCCCCTCCAGGTGGGATTTTCCCCCTCCATGTGGGGTTTTTGTCcctccaggtgggattttgtCCCTCCAGATGGGATTTTCCCCctccaggtgggatttttgtCCCTCCAgatgggatttttcccctccagatgggattttccccctccatgtggggttttcccctccaggtgggatttttcccctccagatgggatttttcccctccagatGGGATTTTCCCCCTCCATGTGGGGTTTTTGCCCCTCCAGGTGGGATTTTCCCCCTCCAGGtgggatttttcccctccaggtgggatttttgCCCCTCCATGTGGGGTTTTTGCCCCTCCAGGtgggatttttcccctccaggtgggatttttccccttccaggtggggtttttgcccctcctgcacagggctgagcagcagggagggctggaggtgccTCTGGGGTTTCCCAAGGATCTGGGGCTGGTTCggagctgccaggggctctgtaaacagcagctccagggtctgggggcagagcagctccggGCACCCCCGGGGatcccaggagagctcctggaACGGGATCAGGGCTCAGGGAGGAAAACGTGGGATCAGCTCAGCGAGGACGCGGGCTGGTCAGCCGTCCCTCCCATGCAAATGTACCTTCAGCAAGCTTACATTGCAAAATAACAACATCGGCTAAAAATCGACGTCTTCAAGAGTTGTAGAAAACGGAATTGAgatttccccctctccccaccaggggattttgggatggcCCAGGTGCTGCCAAAGTGATGTCCCCATTCCTTGTCCCCTCAAGGGGCTTCCAAGGACCGTGACACGCACAGGAGAAGCCAGGCCACACCTGGGTAATTAAAGCCAATCTGGCCAGAAAATCAGTGATTTTGGGTCTTCCTCACAGGAGGGAAGAACTGAGCCCTTTCAAAGCAGCTTTGCACCCAGCTGtagaagcattttaaaaccaCCTGACTGCctacatagaaaaataaaggataaacATTATCCagctattttatatttatataaaattaactTCTGTGCCGGgacatttttgtttctctgctgtaaaaataaaaaaataaaattaaaaaaaaaaatcagcttagGTTGGGTAACCTAAACCTTCAGCAAGGAGTAAACTCCATCTTCCATCTTATTTccagaaaaagagaagcttGAGATTTCACTGCTTCAAAATAAAGTTAttaaatagatatatattaaTATCAAAGTCTGTATAAactcttttttgttgttgttgttgttgtttaagGGAAAGGGGCACTCAGTGACCAGGAATcacaggggacactgagtgACCGGGAATCCACAGGGACACTgggtgacaggggacactgagTGACCGGGattccctggggagcaccaTGGGGaatccccagggacacccagtgACTCGAaatccctggggacacctggtgATAGGGGGACACTCAGTGACCAGGAGTCCCAGGGACACCAGTGACTGGGAATCCTGGAGGACACTCAGTGACCAGGAATCCCTGAGGAGCACTTggtgacaggggacactgagTGACCAGGAATCCTTGAGGAGCACCACAGGAATCCCTGGGGACACTCGGTGACAGGGAAtccccagggacacacagcGATCAGGAatccctggggacattgggtgacaggggacactgagTGACCAGGAATCCCAGGGGAGCACCATGGGAATCCCTGAGAAACACCATGGGAATccccagggacactcagtgacCAGGAAACCCTGGGACACTCGGTGACAGGGGGGACACTGAGTGACCAGGAATCCTTGAGGAGCACCACAGGaatccctggggacactgagtGAGCAGGAATCCCTGGGGAGCACGATGGCATTCTCTGGGGACACTCAGTGACCGGGAATCTCAGGGGAGCACCATGGCAATCCCTGGGAAACATCATGGGaatccccagggacacccagtgACCAGCAatccctggggacactcagTGATTGGGAATCCTGGAGGACACAGAGTGACTGGGAATCCCTGGAGACACCTGGTGACAGGGGGACACTGAGTGACCGGGAATCCCTGAAGAGCACCACAGGAATCCCTGGGAAACACCATGGGAatccctggggacactcagTGACCAGGAATCCCTGGGGCActcagtgacagggacacactCAGTGACCAGGAATCCCCAGAACCCCCGGGGCACGCAGTGACCGAGCACCaagggatgtggggatgtgaATCCAGCAGAATTCCAGCGGGGCCGCCCGGGAGGAGCCCCAGGGAGGCTCCCACTCCCTTGGCCCAGGAGTTTGTTATGATCTTTTCTCCAGCGCGCGCTTGGTGAGGACGTACTTGAAGAACTCGTACACGGACCAGGCGATGGCCGTGGAGGGCATCTGGTAAATGACCCGGGCCTGGACGCCTTTGAAGAAGCCGGGGAGCCCTCCCAGCTGGTACACGGTGCTGAAGGCGTTGGCCATGCCCGACAGGTGCCCCCTGATCTTGAGGGAGCTCAGGGCCGTGTTCTCCTGCGTGTTGAGCAGCGTCTTGCACACGTCCAGCGGCGtggtggcggcggcggccacAGCCCCGGCCACGGCGCCGGCCACGATGTGCGACTGGGGCTGGTACTGGCGGTGGGGGTTCAGGTGCTCCTGCATCAGCTCGTAGGTGATGAAGTGGATGGCCTGGAAGGGCACGTTCATGGTCAGCTGCGTGGTGTAGCTGCGGTAGAAAGCTCCCAAGCCCTCGGTCCTGTGCACCGTCCGCACGCAGCCCAGCACCGACGTGTACGGGGAGTTGAACATCTGCAGGCGCTGCTTCACCACTGCTCGGgggggacacgtggggacagggacatggctCAGCTGGGGGGCTggcctgcctggcacagccccagagtgaccccaggcacagccccagagtgaccccaggcACAGtcccagagtgaccccaggcacagccccagagtgaccccaggcacagccccagagtgACCCTGCCCCACCCAAACTGACAGCCCCgagctgcccttccctgcccaaaCTGATCcccctgagctgcccagggcccCCAGAACTAGGGACAGacgtggggacagggacatggctCAGCTGGGGTCAggcctgcctggcacagcccccagagTGACCCTTCCccacccaaaccaaaccccctGAGCTGCCCAGTGCCCCCAGAACTGGGGACAGacgtggggacagggacacggctCAGCTGTGGGGTCAggcctgcctggcacagcccccagagTGACCCTTCCCCACCAAAACTGATGcccctgagctgcccagggcccccagagctcagcacagtgAGGGGACAGCTCAGAGCTCACTTCCTAATGAACCCCTCTCCTCAGGTTTAATTAATGGCCCTTTAGTTCTAATGAACCCCTATCCTCAGGTCTAATTAATGACCCTTTAGTTCTAATGAACTCCTCAGGGTTAATTAATGACCTACTAGCTCTAATGAACCCCTCTCCTCACAGTTAATTAATGGCCCTTTAGTTCTAATGAACTCCTCAGGGTTAATTAATGACCCACCGGCTCTAATGAACCCCTCAGGGTTAATTAGTGAccctcagccaggctgctcaggatgCACAAACACCCAGCAGGGACGAGGGCAGAAGGTGAAGTCCCACCTGAGCATGCCCAGGGTGTCACacacccccccagccccattggCTGCAGGGACTTCCACTGGCTAACGAGGCCAGTTAATTTACCTGATTTAATCAGGGTGTGATTAACAGGATTTGATACACTGGAGGGATTATCCTTCAGagattcccagccctgggctcactCAGGAGCACACCCAGTGACACTGGCAGGTGGCAGCATTGTCACTTGAGCTGCATTTCCCCGTCAATACTCCTTTTCCTGAGGCCTTCTCCTGCCGCTCCACCTCCCCAGGAATCtcacagtgtcacagacatttcctttatgaaaaatcctctctcaggatttttcctgctgaagctgagaagttcagcaaccagacataaacaacaggttatctgctgctgtggaatgcaccaggtctgtctggattggcccagattggatgtttagaaataatggccaatccagaactgagagctctctcggactgtgcTGAGAGAGCGGGGTTTGTCGTCATTCTTCACTTTTCTGTTCTTAAGTTAGGTAGCAGCTTgtggaaacctttcctttcttttgtgtagtgtagttataatagatgtatatatcataaaataataaatcaagccttctgatcatggagtcagatctacatctcttccttcatcccaagaacccttgtgaccgCCATCACATCACGGTCCCTCTGTGCTCACCCagcaccctgagctcagcctggctggccCAAAGCTTCAGCAACACcagagcccctgccccagggagcagcagagtggTGACAGCAAAGGTGGCACCAGTACAGGGGACACCTCCCCTGGAAGTCCCCATGCACCTCAGATCCGGGGATAATaaatccctcctggctgctctccctctccccccaggACAGAGGAATGAGGTGCCAGCCTTTGGATTtctcccagctggggcagccctggattccctcctgctcttgccgaggggcacagggacaggagccaggaggGATTTGTGCCTGGGCTCCCCGGGCAGGGCACTGCGGGCCTGGCTGTCCCGAGGGAGCGGCGTGCCCAGCACACCAGGCTTACCCTCAGCAGGGTTCATCACGGCGTCGTGGAGCAGCGTGGCCACACTCCCGGCGATGCCTGCAAGGAAGAGCAGCGCTGAGAAAACAAATCCCGGCTCAAAAGGGATCGCTGCCACCCAGGGGATCCACCCAGGGGGATCCATCCATGGCAAATCCACCCAGGGGATCCATCCAGGGGAATCCATCCATGGGAATCCACCCAGGGAATCCATCCAGGGAATCCATCCAGGGGAATCCACCCATGGGAATCCATCCAGGGGATCCATCTATGGGAAACCCATCCAGGGCAAATCCATCCAGGGGGATCCCATCCATGGGAATCCACCCAGGGGGATCCCATCCATGGCAATCCATCCATGGCAAACCCACCCAGGGGATCCATCCAGGGGGATCCCACCCATGGGAATCCATCCAGGGAATCACCCAGGGAATCCATCCATGGGAATCCATCTAGGGGATTCCACCCAGGGGAATCCATCCATGGGAATCCATCCAGGGGTATCCCATCCACAGGGAATCCATCCAGGGGGATCCCATCCACGGGAATCCCACCCATGAGAATCTATCCATGGGAATCCACCCAGGGGATCCATCTATGGGGATCCATCCAAGGGGATCTCATCTGTGGGAATCCATCCACTGGAATCATGTCCATGGAGGATCCCATCCATGGGGAATCCATCCGGGGGGGCTTCATCCATGGGGACCCCTTCCATGGGAATCCATCCATGGAGATCCCATCCGGGGGGGCCTCCATCCATGGTGGGGGGCTCCATCCATGTGGGGCTCCTATCCATGGGGAATCCATCCATGGGGGATCATCCATGGGAGAATCCATCCAGGGGGCTTCATCCATGGGGACCCCATCCATGGGAAGGCATCCATGGGAATCCCATCCAGGGGGCTCCCATCCACAGAGGTCCCATCCACGGTGGATCCCATTAATGGAGATCCCATCCATGGTGGGGGCTGCCGTCCATGGGGCTGCTGTCCATTgggaagctccatccctggTGGATCCCATCCATGGGAAGGCATCCATGGAGGTCCCATCCATGGTGAGGGCTCCCATCCATTgggaagctccatccctggTGGATCCCATCCAGGCTGAGGGAGCGCCCCGGTCCCACCCCCAGGCCACAGCCCAGGTTCCCAGGGCAGGAACCCCCTCCTGAGAGAGCCCTGGCTCCgctcccagccccacctctgcagctcccaccaaCTGCCAGGATCCATCCACCCCAGACACCCGCGGCGCCTGAGCCAGCCGTGAGCAATGCTTACCCTGCCCTCAGCACGGCCCTAATTGGGGATTCTCATCCCTTTACTCAGCCTGGTTCCAGCGCCCGGGCCGTGCCAAAGCCAGCCAGCCCTGACCCATCCCCGCTCCGCTCTGGGACCGGAGCAGCCACTCCTTCCCTTTGATGTTGGCTCCCACCTCCAACTCCCTCTTGCCCAAATCACTTGGGGTCATTTCGTGAAGCCACAGCTCTGACTCTCCTGCTGGCACCTCAGGCCTGTAGCTACTTGAAAGGCAAACGCAGGAACGTGTTTGAGGAGAAGGGATTGCATTCCCTTCCCTGAGTTCAGCGTCCCA containing:
- the SLC25A37 gene encoding mitoferrin-1; its protein translation is MELGCAMAGSAAAPPGPGPPAAAGAGLADSEEYESLPSGVALGTHMVAGAVAGIMEHTIMYPVDSVKTRMQSLQPDPKAQYRGVYEALKRMVQTEGFWRPLRGIDVTVLGAGPAHALYFACYEKMKKSLSDVFQPGGNSHLANGIAGSVATLLHDAVMNPAEVVKQRLQMFNSPYTSVLGCVRTVHRTEGLGAFYRSYTTQLTMNVPFQAIHFITYELMQEHLNPHRQYQPQSHIVAGAVAGAVAAAATTPLDVCKTLLNTQENTALSSLKIRGHLSGMANAFSTVYQLGGLPGFFKGVQARVIYQMPSTAIAWSVYEFFKYVLTKRALEKRS